The following proteins come from a genomic window of Phnomibacter ginsenosidimutans:
- a CDS encoding RNA polymerase sigma factor — MTEDLLIAGCIDNNPLAQRELYNRYSPKMLAVCYRFAHSREDAEDMLQEGFIKVFSQMHTFQNKGAFEGWIRRIIVHTCINVLKRNKKFNDALDLEHAQEAQSRENIPSILQAKQVVECIRHLPTGYRTVLNLYAIEGFSHKEIGDMLDIGESTSRSQYTRAKAMLEQMLIKRNIIEKPSLHPDAVIAFS, encoded by the coding sequence ATGACAGAAGACCTCCTCATTGCAGGCTGCATAGATAACAACCCCCTGGCCCAAAGGGAACTGTACAACAGGTACAGCCCTAAAATGCTGGCGGTATGTTATCGGTTTGCGCATTCAAGAGAAGATGCAGAAGACATGCTGCAGGAAGGCTTCATTAAAGTGTTTTCTCAAATGCACACTTTTCAAAACAAAGGGGCATTTGAAGGATGGATTCGACGCATTATTGTACACACTTGCATTAATGTGCTGAAGCGAAACAAGAAATTTAATGATGCCCTGGATTTAGAACATGCACAGGAAGCACAATCGAGAGAAAACATTCCATCGATTTTGCAAGCCAAGCAAGTGGTAGAGTGTATCAGGCATTTGCCCACTGGCTATCGCACTGTACTCAACCTGTATGCTATTGAGGGTTTTAGTCATAAAGAAATTGGAGACATGCTTGATATTGGTGAAAGCACCAGCCGCAGCCAGTACACAAGAGCAAAAGCCATGTTGGAACAAATGCTCATCAAGCGAAACATTATTGAAAAGCCATCGCTGCATCCGGACGCCGTTATAGCATTCAGCTAA
- the uvrC gene encoding excinuclease ABC subunit UvrC encodes MFLTRRKINDGSEYLGPFTSVARVRELLLFIKQHIQLRTCKLPLTQKNITAKKFRVCLEYHLGNCKGPCVGFQTEWEYREGLNRLKQVLKGKLGEVVQYYKEEMRRYAEQLEFEKAQITKKKLEHLEQYQAKSVVVSQQVSDVDVFSIYKAEDIAYVNFLMVRSGTIVQTHTLQLTPHLDETEAEVLSFAIARIRESFDSDATELIVPIELEYADARVQVTIPKLGDKKKLLELSQKNVLLFKDEVKRKKLLNIEEKTEDQLLDILEELQDALSLPELPLHIECFDNSNFQGSYPVSAMVCFKNGAPSKNDYRRFNVKTVQGINDFATMKEAVTRRYKRLSEEAAELPQLVIIDGGKGQLNAALEAIEELGLTGQMTLVGLAKNIEELFFAGDQQSIKLNWNSEGLKLVRRIRDEVHRFGITFHRQKRSKGTFKNELEDIAGIGKQTATALLKHFRSVNKIKQASLPELEAVIGKQKAQLVLAHYAPK; translated from the coding sequence GTGTTTCTTACCCGCAGAAAAATCAATGATGGCAGCGAATACCTTGGTCCGTTTACATCTGTAGCAAGAGTAAGAGAGTTGCTGCTGTTTATTAAGCAACACATTCAACTGCGTACCTGTAAACTACCGCTGACGCAAAAAAACATTACGGCCAAAAAATTTCGGGTGTGCCTCGAATATCATTTGGGCAATTGCAAAGGGCCTTGTGTTGGTTTTCAAACAGAATGGGAATACCGGGAAGGCCTCAACAGATTGAAGCAGGTGCTGAAAGGAAAACTTGGCGAAGTGGTGCAGTATTACAAAGAAGAAATGCGCCGCTATGCAGAGCAGCTGGAATTTGAAAAAGCACAAATCACCAAAAAGAAGCTCGAACACCTGGAGCAATACCAGGCCAAATCGGTGGTGGTAAGTCAGCAGGTAAGTGATGTAGATGTTTTCAGTATTTACAAAGCTGAAGACATTGCCTACGTCAACTTTTTAATGGTGAGAAGCGGCACTATTGTGCAAACACATACGCTGCAACTTACGCCACACCTCGATGAAACAGAAGCAGAAGTACTTTCCTTTGCCATTGCCCGTATCCGTGAATCGTTTGATAGTGATGCTACAGAATTGATTGTACCCATAGAATTGGAATATGCCGACGCAAGGGTGCAGGTAACCATTCCCAAGCTGGGCGATAAAAAGAAACTGCTCGAACTCAGCCAGAAAAATGTACTGCTGTTTAAAGATGAAGTGAAGCGGAAAAAACTGCTGAACATTGAAGAAAAAACGGAAGACCAGCTGCTGGATATATTGGAAGAATTGCAAGATGCGTTGAGTTTGCCCGAGCTGCCGCTCCACATTGAATGCTTCGACAACAGTAATTTTCAGGGTAGTTATCCTGTGAGTGCCATGGTGTGTTTTAAAAACGGTGCACCTTCCAAAAATGACTACCGCCGGTTTAATGTAAAAACGGTGCAAGGCATTAACGACTTTGCCACTATGAAAGAGGCCGTAACCCGTCGCTACAAGCGGCTAAGCGAAGAAGCGGCCGAGCTGCCCCAGTTGGTGATTATTGATGGCGGCAAAGGCCAGCTCAATGCAGCTCTTGAAGCCATTGAAGAACTTGGCCTCACCGGCCAAATGACGCTGGTGGGATTGGCCAAAAATATTGAGGAACTGTTTTTTGCCGGCGACCAGCAATCCATCAAACTCAACTGGAACAGCGAGGGGCTAAAACTGGTACGCCGCATCCGCGATGAAGTGCACCGTTTTGGCATCACTTTTCACCGCCAAAAGCGCAGCAAAGGCACGTTTAAAAATGAACTGGAAGACATTGCCGGCATTGGTAAGCAAACAGCCACTGCCTTGCTCAAGCATTTCAGGTCAGTCAACAAGATAAAGCAAGCCAGCCTGCCGGAACTTGAAGCGGTTATCGGCAAGCAAAAAGCACAGTTGGTACTGGCCCATTATGCCCCAAAATAA
- a CDS encoding GIY-YIG nuclease family protein, with protein MNAETFRKIAPTIPHQPGVYKYFDEQDHIIYVGKAKDLRKRVSSYFNKTYAGYKTHELVQRIVRIEFNVVDTEQDAFFLENALIKQYQPKYNIDLKDDKTYPYIVIKKSLSPGCFLPAEKSMMAANTLVRLHL; from the coding sequence ATGAATGCTGAAACGTTTAGAAAGATTGCTCCAACCATACCGCATCAACCCGGCGTGTACAAATACTTTGATGAACAAGACCACATTATTTACGTAGGAAAGGCAAAAGACTTACGCAAACGTGTCAGCTCTTATTTCAACAAAACATACGCCGGCTACAAAACGCATGAGCTGGTACAACGCATTGTTCGCATTGAGTTCAATGTGGTAGATACCGAGCAGGATGCTTTCTTTCTGGAAAATGCACTCATCAAGCAATACCAACCCAAGTACAACATAGATCTGAAGGACGATAAAACGTATCCGTATATCGTTATCAAAAAGAGCCTTTCCCCCGGGTGTTTCTTACCCGCAGAAAAATCAATGATGGCAGCGAATACCTTGGTCCGTTTACATCTGTAG
- a CDS encoding TonB-dependent receptor: MVIYMYYYMQPTTYWKNIAVLSGLLLAAGMVHAQKKKPVYQPEGDTSLQEVLITATKFPERKRNVVQKVDIVSKDFIKRVNTQNTGDLLQATGNVFVQKSQQGGSSPVIRGFEASRVLLVLDGVRMNNAIYRSGHLQNVITIDQNMLERVEVLYGPGSTLYGSDALGGVVAFKTKDPTLSKMAGKTVVSGNGFVRYTSANQEKTGHADVSIGGQKWGAIFSATYSDFDDLRMGNNYPDKYPNFGRRSTFVQRINGVDSIVKNNDDRIQKFSGYQQWDILGKLLYRPNDKQSHTLNIQLSNSSDVPRYDRLQDVRNGNLRFAEWYYGPQKRNLFSYTFDAQLKGFFNQLRITASYQDIEESRYQRDRNNLNRQNRIERVKVGGLYADLKKNWGRHELHTGIDLQLNDVRSRAFTLNINTGATGSLDTRYPEKNTYNSLGIYAQHLFKFTNDKWVLNDGIRVQSTWLNSTVIDNSTAFRPFTNLKQNPVGVSGNLGLVFIPVKNLRFNAGVATGFRSPNIDDLTKIFESSTASRQLVVPNPDIRPEKTISPELGINVKAGKWLRFDASVYYTWFKDAIVKDKFQVNGQDSTVYNGVKYQTLAAQNNAKAGLYGFNAAVTLVPAQGWELYSTINLTKGTYTRPNGTEVPLDHIPPVYGRTSLRYSSTVWSAEVWAMYNGWKKIKDYNPDGEDNAQYATADGMPSWATLNIRGQYQLSPKLSLQAALENITDRNYRVFASGFSAPGRSIIVSLRASF; encoded by the coding sequence ATGGTTATATATATGTATTACTACATGCAACCAACTACTTATTGGAAAAATATTGCAGTACTATCGGGCTTGCTGTTAGCAGCCGGCATGGTACATGCACAAAAAAAGAAACCGGTATACCAACCGGAAGGCGATACCAGCCTGCAAGAAGTACTGATAACGGCTACCAAGTTTCCTGAACGAAAAAGAAACGTGGTACAAAAGGTAGACATCGTTAGCAAAGACTTCATCAAGCGGGTCAATACACAAAATACGGGCGACTTGCTGCAGGCAACGGGCAATGTATTTGTGCAAAAGAGCCAGCAAGGTGGCAGTAGCCCTGTCATTCGTGGTTTTGAGGCAAGCCGGGTTTTACTGGTGCTGGATGGAGTGCGAATGAACAATGCCATATATCGCAGTGGGCATTTGCAGAATGTCATCACCATCGATCAAAACATGCTCGAACGGGTTGAAGTACTGTATGGCCCGGGCTCTACGCTGTACGGCAGTGATGCCTTGGGTGGTGTAGTGGCTTTTAAAACCAAAGACCCGACGCTGTCGAAAATGGCCGGCAAAACGGTAGTAAGCGGCAATGGCTTTGTACGCTACACCAGTGCCAATCAGGAAAAGACCGGTCATGCCGATGTGAGCATTGGCGGGCAAAAATGGGGCGCTATCTTCAGCGCTACCTACAGCGATTTTGATGACCTACGGATGGGCAATAACTATCCTGACAAGTATCCCAATTTCGGACGACGGTCAACCTTTGTACAACGCATCAATGGCGTAGACAGCATTGTGAAAAACAATGATGACCGCATCCAGAAATTCAGCGGTTATCAGCAGTGGGATATCCTTGGCAAACTATTGTACCGGCCCAATGACAAACAGTCGCACACCCTCAATATTCAGTTGAGCAACAGCAGCGATGTGCCCCGCTACGATCGTTTGCAAGATGTACGCAATGGCAATCTGCGGTTTGCGGAATGGTATTACGGGCCGCAAAAACGCAACCTGTTCAGCTACACATTCGATGCGCAGCTCAAAGGTTTTTTCAATCAGTTGCGGATTACGGCCAGCTATCAGGATATTGAAGAAAGCCGTTATCAACGAGATAGAAACAACCTCAACCGGCAAAACCGCATTGAGCGGGTGAAAGTAGGCGGCCTGTATGCCGACCTCAAGAAAAACTGGGGGCGGCACGAATTGCACACCGGTATCGACCTACAGTTAAACGATGTACGCTCCAGGGCATTTACCCTCAACATCAATACCGGTGCCACCGGCAGCCTCGACACCCGTTATCCGGAAAAAAACACGTATAACTCACTGGGCATTTATGCACAGCATTTGTTCAAGTTTACAAACGACAAATGGGTATTGAACGATGGCATCCGTGTACAGTCTACCTGGCTCAACAGTACTGTAATCGACAACAGCACAGCGTTCCGTCCATTCACCAACCTCAAACAAAATCCGGTGGGTGTAAGTGGCAATCTGGGCCTCGTGTTTATTCCTGTCAAAAATCTCCGCTTTAATGCTGGGGTAGCCACCGGCTTCCGTTCGCCCAACATTGATGACCTCACCAAGATATTTGAAAGCAGTACCGCCAGCCGGCAGTTGGTAGTACCCAACCCCGATATCCGCCCCGAGAAAACCATCTCACCAGAGTTGGGCATCAATGTAAAAGCAGGCAAATGGTTGCGTTTCGATGCATCAGTGTATTACACTTGGTTTAAGGATGCCATTGTAAAAGACAAGTTTCAGGTAAATGGTCAGGACTCAACTGTGTACAACGGCGTGAAATACCAAACACTGGCTGCACAAAACAATGCCAAAGCAGGCCTCTATGGTTTCAATGCTGCGGTAACCTTGGTGCCGGCACAGGGTTGGGAATTGTACAGCACCATCAACCTTACCAAAGGCACATACACCCGTCCCAATGGCACAGAGGTTCCGTTGGACCACATTCCGCCGGTGTATGGCCGTACCAGCCTGCGCTACAGCAGTACCGTATGGAGTGCAGAAGTATGGGCTATGTACAATGGCTGGAAGAAAATTAAAGACTACAACCCCGATGGTGAAGACAATGCCCAGTATGCCACCGCCGATGGCATGCCTTCATGGGCAACGCTCAACATTCGGGGGCAATATCAATTATCTCCCAAGCTGAGTCTGCAAGCCGCACTGGAAAACATTACCGACCGCAACTACCGTGTATTTGCATCGGGTTTTTCAGCACCTGGCCGAAGTATCATTGTATCACTCAGAGCCAGCTTCTAA
- a CDS encoding GldM family protein — translation MALPKEPRQKMINLMYLVLTALLALNVSNEILNAFKVVDNSLQSSNGVIKSSNTVITNSLAEQSKKPELAAKVAIWEPRAKQAISLANALAAQIDALKDSLKHESGLHKGENGEDIYKEDDLDAPTRLFGANGKGEGPKLQAALQKFLEDLKAIVPAADIKKALPNFPIDVSVPKTQNKNNKTWTDAYFHMTPSVAAITILSKFQNDVLRSGNMMAQYCQDQIGKVEVVYDKFEILTSQSSNYLLPGQPLEIKAGIGTFSSAAKPTISINGVSQVANDSGFARYNTTVSNSGSIPISVSFKDPNTGQTMTKTTQVNYTVGQPSGASIFLEKMNVMYVGVDNPVTISTGSGKRESAKVTFSAGSISGSGDKYIVKPSQTGPATLTISVDGKTFPFPIRAKLLPDPVPYVGTLSGGKIPAAQFKAMGGVRAALKDSEFDAPFTVLSYTIAGNGAGFSQYTPVNINGAQWGSNAVISQCKPGSTVFIDDIIARGPDGKSRKLPSIAFQLQ, via the coding sequence ATGGCTTTACCTAAGGAGCCGCGGCAGAAGATGATTAACCTGATGTACCTGGTACTGACGGCACTTCTGGCGTTGAACGTTTCGAACGAGATATTGAATGCCTTTAAAGTGGTAGACAATAGCCTCCAGAGTTCGAATGGCGTTATCAAAAGTTCGAATACTGTAATCACCAACTCGCTGGCTGAGCAAAGCAAGAAGCCTGAACTGGCCGCTAAAGTGGCCATTTGGGAGCCCCGTGCCAAGCAAGCCATCAGTCTTGCCAATGCATTGGCTGCTCAAATTGATGCGTTGAAAGATTCATTGAAACATGAATCTGGCCTGCACAAAGGCGAGAATGGTGAAGACATTTACAAAGAAGATGACTTGGATGCACCAACCCGTTTGTTTGGTGCCAACGGCAAGGGCGAAGGCCCCAAACTGCAGGCCGCTTTGCAAAAATTCTTAGAGGATTTGAAAGCCATCGTGCCTGCAGCTGATATCAAAAAGGCACTGCCCAATTTCCCCATTGATGTATCTGTACCCAAAACACAGAACAAGAACAACAAAACCTGGACAGACGCCTATTTCCACATGACGCCTTCTGTAGCGGCCATCACCATTTTGAGCAAGTTTCAGAATGATGTGCTGCGCAGTGGTAACATGATGGCACAATATTGCCAAGACCAGATTGGTAAAGTAGAAGTAGTGTACGACAAGTTTGAGATTTTGACCAGCCAGAGCAGCAACTACCTGCTGCCCGGCCAGCCACTTGAAATCAAAGCGGGTATCGGTACATTCAGTTCTGCAGCTAAACCAACCATCAGCATCAATGGTGTAAGCCAGGTTGCCAATGACAGTGGTTTTGCCCGTTACAATACCACAGTAAGCAACAGTGGCAGCATACCCATATCTGTGTCTTTTAAAGACCCCAACACTGGTCAAACCATGACCAAGACTACACAGGTAAATTACACGGTTGGCCAGCCTTCCGGCGCTTCTATCTTCCTCGAAAAGATGAACGTGATGTACGTGGGTGTAGACAACCCCGTAACCATTTCTACCGGTAGCGGTAAACGGGAGAGTGCCAAGGTTACTTTCAGCGCTGGTAGTATCAGTGGAAGCGGCGATAAGTACATCGTGAAGCCCAGCCAAACAGGTCCTGCTACATTGACCATTTCAGTTGATGGCAAAACGTTCCCCTTCCCCATTCGTGCCAAGCTGTTGCCCGATCCGGTACCTTATGTAGGTACATTGAGCGGTGGTAAAATTCCAGCGGCGCAGTTTAAGGCTATGGGTGGTGTACGTGCCGCACTGAAAGATTCAGAGTTCGATGCACCATTTACCGTATTGAGCTACACCATTGCAGGCAACGGTGCCGGTTTTAGCCAATACACACCCGTGAATATCAACGGAGCACAGTGGGGCAGCAATGCTGTAATTTCACAGTGCAAACCTGGTAGTACGGTATTTATTGATGATATCATTGCACGTGGGCCGGATGGCAAGAGCAGAAAACTGCCTTCCATTGCCTTCCAGCTGCAATAA
- a CDS encoding heme-binding domain-containing protein — protein MENKPAAAAPKKSWVKRILTILLIILLGIQFIQPGKNNQSMEMANDISKVVTVPDSVHALLKTACYDCHSNFTNYPWYSNLQPVGWWLKDHIDEGKGHLNFQDFALVKANDRYSTVALRQDHKLEEVIETVEEGEMPLQSYTLIHGEAKLTAAQQKMIVDWAKAARKELQAKP, from the coding sequence ATGGAAAACAAGCCAGCCGCCGCCGCACCAAAGAAAAGTTGGGTAAAACGCATCCTGACGATACTGTTGATTATCCTGTTGGGCATCCAGTTTATACAGCCCGGCAAAAACAACCAGAGCATGGAGATGGCCAACGACATCAGCAAAGTGGTAACCGTACCCGATAGTGTGCATGCCCTACTGAAAACCGCTTGTTACGATTGCCACAGCAATTTCACCAACTATCCCTGGTACAGCAATTTGCAACCCGTGGGTTGGTGGCTCAAAGATCATATTGACGAAGGCAAAGGACACCTCAACTTTCAAGACTTTGCGTTGGTAAAAGCCAACGACCGCTACAGCACGGTAGCCTTGCGTCAAGATCATAAATTGGAGGAAGTGATAGAAACAGTAGAGGAAGGTGAAATGCCTTTACAATCATACACCCTCATTCATGGAGAAGCCAAGCTGACAGCTGCACAGCAAAAAATGATTGTGGACTGGGCCAAAGCTGCCCGCAAAGAATTGCAGGCTAAACCCTGA
- the gldN gene encoding gliding motility protein GldN yields the protein MMKRISWMVLLLAGLVATQDAMAQKKTTKKAKPKTTNTKQPAVVNTPVVAPPVVDTPKVKVEEKDTIPVKAVVPSRRPTSTVEGNLTLDKTPLQYDHIRIDDQVYKQIVWREINVKEKMNLPFTYEADEDNGNQKFFNILLRHIKEGDITAFSNANDRFTTALKVEEIATMLMGKKYVISKPDLVLDPDMSKGIMKDTTIRDEFNENTIVAYRIKEEIIFDRETSRLHFRILGIAPVRAVLNDDGSFRDSYTLFWLYYPELRPVLAKYEAYNPRNMGMRMSWEEIFESRYFSSYITKSTLNNPFDKALSGYIADPLMRLLEGENIRETIFNWEQNQWSY from the coding sequence ATGATGAAGCGGATTTCCTGGATGGTTTTGTTGTTGGCGGGTCTTGTGGCTACACAAGATGCCATGGCGCAAAAAAAGACGACCAAAAAAGCCAAGCCCAAAACCACCAATACCAAACAACCGGCTGTGGTGAATACTCCTGTAGTAGCACCGCCAGTGGTAGATACGCCAAAGGTGAAAGTAGAAGAGAAGGACACCATTCCTGTAAAAGCAGTAGTGCCCTCTCGTCGGCCAACTTCAACCGTTGAGGGTAATCTGACCTTGGACAAAACGCCGTTGCAGTACGACCATATTCGCATCGACGATCAGGTGTACAAGCAAATTGTTTGGCGTGAAATCAACGTAAAGGAAAAGATGAACCTTCCTTTTACTTATGAAGCCGACGAAGACAATGGCAATCAGAAGTTCTTCAATATTTTGCTGCGTCATATCAAAGAAGGAGACATTACTGCCTTTAGCAATGCCAACGACCGTTTTACAACTGCCCTGAAAGTAGAAGAGATTGCTACCATGTTGATGGGCAAAAAGTATGTAATCTCTAAGCCTGATTTGGTACTTGACCCCGACATGTCGAAGGGTATTATGAAGGATACCACTATTCGTGATGAGTTCAATGAAAACACTATTGTTGCTTACCGTATAAAAGAAGAAATCATCTTCGACCGTGAAACCAGCCGTTTACATTTCCGCATTTTGGGTATTGCACCAGTTCGTGCCGTATTGAACGACGATGGCTCTTTCCGTGATTCATATACCCTGTTTTGGTTGTATTATCCTGAGCTGCGCCCCGTATTGGCCAAGTATGAGGCCTACAACCCCCGCAACATGGGTATGCGTATGAGTTGGGAAGAGATTTTTGAAAGCCGCTATTTCAGCAGCTACATCACCAAGTCAACGCTTAACAACCCCTTCGATAAAGCATTGTCTGGCTACATCGCCGATCCGCTGATGCGTTTGCTGGAAGGTGAAAATATCAGAGAAACCATCTTCAACTGGGAACAAAACCAGTGGTCTTACTAA